The nucleotide sequence ACTTGATTCCCCATGTTTCCCCCCTATATTTTAGCTATATAATAAGAACATTAATAATGATTAGTTCTCAGTATGCTATATGTGGCTTATTAAAGCCTAGCCACTGGCCCATACCAACCTTCATAATAGGCTTGGTATAGAACAAAATGTTGCTGAAGCTTATCAGTAAATTGGAGTTCTAATTGAAGTGAGCATATCATTCTGCTATATGTGTACTTGTGTAGTTCTCTTGGCCAAAAGGGTACATTTTGAGCAGTTCTGTAGATATAACAGGAAACTCAGTTTATTTACTTATTAATTTTAACTATTCATGAAAAATACATGGACATTTTGTTTCCTAATTAAGGAAGTAATAAAGAGCAAAAAAAACTTCTTTCACAACATATTGAATTTCTGCATTCCGAGTTTTATCgagagccaagtaaagaaaattgCTGATTTGAGAAGATTGTGTGTGGAGAAGGTACATGATGCAATCATTTCATCGTGTGTTTGTGTATTATTTTGTTCTTTCCTTTCAACTTTCTGTGTCTTACATAAACTCTAAATGCATTTTTTCTACCTCTCGTTCTTACCAGGGTGTAAATCCATGGATTGAAGTGGATGGTGGTGTTGGTCCTGCAAATGCTTACAAGGTGCCTTATAAATAATATCTTCCATCCATCTATAATTTAGACTGATCTGTAACAAGTCTTGTTTATGGTGAATTGGGGAATTATTGCTTATTTCAAGTGTATTTAGTCATGCAAATCGCAACATTTCCATAGTGTATTTTACTATAAAGAAATGAGGGAAGCGCATACTTGTTTATTCATCAAATTCAGATGCTCTACAGGGTATAGAAACCAGAGATCCTTTTAAATTGCAAGATCCAATTGAGTTTAATCTTGCTTGGCAGGTGATTGAAGCTGGAGCTAATGCTCTCGTTGCTGGTTCTGCTGTGTTTGGAGCTAAAGATTATGCTGAAGGTAAACAATTATTAATTTCTGATATATGGTTTGGCATATGTTGCTATGCTtggaaaatgtgatttttgaatactTTGCTTGATTGCAATCCCTTGCAGCTATAAGAGGTATCAAAGCCAGCAAAAGACCTGAACCAGTTGCTGTGTGAAGTGCTTCCATGGTGTCCTATTCATTTTATGCATCAATGCTGCTAGCTGTTTGCCCTGTATAGATGTCTTCAATTAAGTTTTGCCTTCGGTGGTTGAAGATCAAAATTTACTGCCAGCATAAGAAATAATCAAGTAAAATAGTGGCGGGGATTGTTTGGGAGCTAGTTTCATTGTGAAAAATCATTGTATAATAATAATGTTACACACTTATACTCAGTGATTCAAATTACTGCTTGTATTTGACAGATACATATTCAACACAAGACTTATGGTCTGAGTGAAAAGATCTCGACCTTATTACCACAGATTGGTTTTTCTGAGTTTGTAGTTTTGTACTTTTCAGACAATGTTCATGATTATTTAATGTGGAACTTCTCCACATCCATGTTTAGTCTAGGTTCCAAtattttgttatttacattaAACTATATATTGAATTGCATTACACAATGATACATACAAACTGAGAGAGGGCAACTGTACAATAGCCCCTTTTCAAATAACAAAAACGGATTTGTATCTTCTCTGAATATGTTCACATGTCTATCATTTGATGGTGTATCATTTTAACCTCGTTTTTCTAGAGCAATTGAATCAATGATAGAAATGAGCATATAAACAAGGTTATGTTCTGTTCAAATTCTCAAAAGATTTAACCCCTAAACGGCCAAGGAACAAAGTATGACTACACGGTTCGTCTGCAAACAGGACAAGAGTGATTCTTGACTAGCCATCTGTCCACACATGTCAAGTGAAATGTATGACGACAACGTGGTAAGCTTCTTGCAGTTTCTCCTACAACAATGTCCTGTAAATTTCACCTCTCATTGTTAGGGTCACTACACTACCAACATCAAATGCTTCTTTGTGGCTATacaagaattcatgaagaaaaggGATCAGGATATTTAAACATTGGCTCAGAAAGAACATCACCTGTAAACATATTGCACAGCAGGTATCCTCTGCCTTCATGTCCTTCAAGATGACATGTTGTGGTAACTTGTTCAATGAATCCTTTGTCATTCCTCTTGATGCTACTACATTATTAACATCGTGAATCTCATCGTAGCCTCTATTACCATGGGCAACCTGTTCAAACTATAGAAAATAACCATACATTAGAAACTAGCTATGCTCATACTCATACAGACTACTAATCAATGAAAGTTTGTAAGCAGTAAACATGTGGAAGTAGTATAGCATACAGAATCAACACACAGAATTTTGAAAGTTTATTGTACTCGTGCGtaagtaaataaaaatataaaatgatcAATATGAGTTCTACAGAATAATCAAGATAAAAAACTACTGGTAGCATGGGAGACCAAGGATTGGTCTTGATGTCCAACATTTTCATATTTTACTTCTAAAGTCTTAACTTCAATTGGGAATCATATGATTGGCCGAATCAACTATGTTCAACTAAGGAACAATCATCCAATGATAACTATTATATTTGGATTGGAATGAACAAACTGAATATTCCAGGAACAGTTGTTGAATGTGAAATTTCTAGTCCAAAGTCTCCTACCACTTCTAAATTCTCTTATGTCAgataaatgaaaacaaaatccttGTATGGATAATTTGATTAACCAGGGTACCAGACCATGTTTGATTATACCTCTTACAAATGTTTCCAATTGTGGAAACAAGCTTATGGGATGTCAAATTGTTTTGTTTGTCATACTATATGTTGTAACTGTCTGGATAAATAATCAAATATATCTTCACGTTCCATAAATTCAGATTTGCATTGTTACTTTCTTACTAATTACATGGTGAAACTTTCTCTGTTTTGTTAATTTTGGATTCGTATATGATATGTGACGTGCTATTAGTTCAAAATGTGAAAAACCAATTGAAGGTAGTGCGCATTCACATTAAAATAGCTAAGAGTCATCACTTTTAGAAGGCATGAGGAGATGGACACAGATAACAGACAACGGGGAAGGAAGAGGAAACAGAAACAAAAAAATTACCTGCAAATTGTAAGCAGTTAAAATGTCAGGTGAAATTGATTCCTCTATAAGCCTAGCACGAACAAGTTCCTCTATGAAATCTGCCTGCATTTTTTAAGACAAGGAATTAAACAAAGCATACTATTACAAATATCAGATGCTACTTAACAGCCAAGCACAACCAAGTAAAAAGAGCATCTATATCCCATACAAAGACATTTGAAACTAAAAGTTAGCCATGTTTTCCCCCATAGTTTTGCCAAGTTACAAACATATATCACTTCAAACCAAGGAAAATTGAGAGGAATGAGTACCAACCATAGATGACGTGCCCCGTGAGCCAGTTTGCTCCATGCACCAATATGCACGGGAAGCTTCCAAGATTTCCACCGAGAGTATAGCCCCAGCAACAGCGCCCAATGAAGCTCCCCGCAGCAAACCACTGTGAGTTGCCTTAGCAGCTAAAGCACCAGCTATAGCTCCGGTAAGGGCTCCAGCTGCAAGTCAGAAACACAAGACATGACACCAATATAGAAACAAACCTCACACCCAGATGAGAACACTTAAAAAGAGTGGCTACTGCTATAAGGTAAAAACAGTAAAAACCCCTAGACGCTCAAATTCACAAACTTTACCATACAAAAGCATCTACACCAACAATCATCAAACTAATCTGAATTCAGAAATTACACTGCCAATCTGccatcaattcattcattcataaaaGCCCCAAAACAAATTGACTTTTGCACACAATTTATTCCTTTCCTATTCGAGTTTCCATAAGACAAAAGAGAGGTTGGGGGAAAAATTCTGATTCTTTTCCAAAATCAAAAGCAAATCCAATTAAAATCTCCTAATTTTTGGTCAAACAAAACCCGGAAAAAGGGTTTAACCTTAACACCCCCctccttccttttttttttctctcccttttccctctctttttcttcttctttcaattttattCAAGCCCCACCATGCAAAAACAAAACTTTTTGAGGCACGTAAACCAGCTTTAATCAATCATTTATCGGcaaatgaaattaagaaaaacaaCCATGTATACATTGCTGTTGATCATTACCTACGGCAAAACACAGCGTGAGAGCTCCAGAAATGGCGCATAATAAGAATTTGGAGAGGGAGCAAAACACGAGACCCATGAGTTCGAGCGAGCGTGTGTGAGAATCGCCAAAACTAGAAGCTTTTTATTGATGTTAGGCCATAGCAATAGCAGCGAACCCctccaccttcttcttcttctatatctGTGACGGAGGGGGATAAGGAAGGAGCCTTGAGTTTGGGGCAAAGGCTGCGCTGTCAGCAACAACAGATTGAGAAAAAGAGGGTTGGTGGGTCATTTCGGATGACAGAAAAGTTTTCAACTTTGCTGACTCGGTACACAAATTTAGGATACAAACCCCTTACCTTCCGTGGGTTTCGAATTGGATAACCTTATTTTCTGTTACAAGGAACACCTCATCTCAGAATAACAAATTCATTTTCCAAAGCCAGGCTTTAATCAAAGACAAAAGTAAAAATGGGATGTGAGCTCGTTGAGAAAGTCAACCCGTTCATACGAAGATGACCAATTTGATTTAGGGTAAATAATTGAGGAATTATTAGATACTCTCAAAAGTCAAAACATCACTTGGACGTATGTATTTACCCCGTTTAGACTTTTTTTTTTGGTAGAACTCTGTTTAGAGTTTAGACTTTAGACCCCTTTAATATTGAAACCTACTATTTTTAAGTTGCTTAGGTTAATTTAAGTGGTGGACTTGTGTCAAATTTAAGTAGCATCTGTTTAGGTGGTGCTATAAAGCTATTCAATAATTAACATTTAATTAGTAGTTATGCATATAAAAGGTTttgttttactttattttttaggTGGTGGAGACTGAAGAGATCATAATttattagttttgtttatttGACGGTAATTAATTGAATACTGCAATATATGATattagatatataattatttttatgaaNNNNNNNNNNNNNNNNNNNNNNNNNNNNNNNNNNNNNNNNNNNNNNNNNNNNNNNNNNNNNNNNNNNNNNNNNNNNNNNNNNNNNNNNNNNNNNNNNNNNNNNNNNNNNNNNNNNNNNNNNNNNNNNNNNNNNNNNNNNNNNNNNNNNNNNNNNNNNNNNNNNNNNNNNNNNNNNNNNNNNNNNNNNNNNNNNNNNNNNNNNNNNNNNNNNNNNNNNNNNNNNNNNNNNNNNNNNNNNNNNNNNNNNNNNNNNNNNNNNNNNNNNNNNNNNNNNNNNNNNNNNNNNNNNNNNNNNNNNNNNNNNNNNNNNNNNNNNNNNNNNNNNNNNNNNNNNNNNNNNNNNNNNNNNNNNNNNNNNNNNNNNNNNNNNNNNNNNNNNNNNNNNNNNNNNNaaaaaaatttttattatataatatcaaaatttttaagaattaaattaattttagttttttagaaTCAAGCTAGACTAAGATACAACAAAACAACAGCGTGTCTGCATTGTCCATATTAATGATAAATTGAAAATGTCGTGTTCTATGTACAAGTAGTCTACAACTATTAATGAGAAAGCGTTTAGAAAGAACTAAGAAGATAACAAATTAAGGCGCACACGGTTTTGCTGATTTTCCTTGTAAGTTTGTCCCTTATTATTGGCTACGTGCTTCTAATCAAATGCTTGAGGAGGATGTGACAAATGTACATACCTTCAAGCCTAACAATCACAaacctttttgtttttttataggAAAAAATCTCTTGATTTTCTTTTATGAGTAATCTATcatttttatttatgaaaattcAGAATGCTAAGAAATTTatttacaaataaataaaattattatttttatctataaaaaataaatttttgctaacataactatttgaattctaaaaatttatttaaaatttttaaaatactttctaatataacttaactctaacttctctttttatcCCACACAtcacttttatttaaattttttttcactaCCACTCTCATCCGTaactaccaccatcactaacGTCATCATCATCAAAACCATCTCTTTCTCCTTTTATGATATCCTATATGCCAGTAAACTCAACGACACTTCttgtgtaaggtcccacatcggttgagGAGGGGAACGaaacatgccttataagggtgtgaatACCTCTCCTTagtatgacgcgttttgacgagtgagtgtgggggatttcggctatcatccctattgtcaaaggtaaaaccgtgaggccttgtgtgccaaagcggacaatatcgtgctagcgggtggtttgggctgttacagatagtatcagagccggagcccggatc is from Arachis ipaensis cultivar K30076 chromosome B01, Araip1.1, whole genome shotgun sequence and encodes:
- the LOC107633013 gene encoding NEP1-interacting protein-like 2, which codes for MGLVFCSLSKFLLCAISGALTLCFAVAGALTGAIAGALAAKATHSGLLRGASLGAVAGAILSVEILEASRAYWCMEQTGSRGTSSMADFIEELVRARLIEESISPDILTAYNLQFEQVAHGNRGYDEIHDVNNVVASRGMTKDSLNKLPQHVILKDMKAEDTCCAICLQDIVVGETARSLPRCRHTFHLTCVDRWLVKNHSCPVCRRTV